The following are from one region of the Penaeus monodon isolate SGIC_2016 chromosome 19, NSTDA_Pmon_1, whole genome shotgun sequence genome:
- the LOC119585110 gene encoding orphan steroid hormone receptor 2-like (The sequence of the model RefSeq protein was modified relative to this genomic sequence to represent the inferred CDS: added 33 bases not found in genome assembly) — protein sequence MTMESPHHLKESPPPSPGDDSKGSDLVDSTSALSNPLLVTTAGGLMVTNPALFTHTMLSAAPTLLLGNSPVLGSDWMGRLKELQERGGLAAAAAAAAAASSGSDIESGDLDNSRQYTSRNTGQPVAMDLCVVCGDRASGRHYGAISCEGCKGFFKRSIRKQLGYTCRGNKTCEVTKHHRNRCQYCRLQKCLAMGMRSDCKNDTKDLYKTVQSERKPNSFLGSSDRREKEGSPPISVNPLAGLESPTLASSKTPVVGKDIPSQPPTSLAELHQQMAKAFEGAFSRDAKEAEWHESSNGDIRRDDDSPTANGDDDRQTKDKQVTKALENLSKLNGSENGECDDTESDSTYELDGPLLADSLVPFNLTAPSPMPAYLNVHYICESASRLLFLSVHWARNIPTFQCLNQETQVTLVRGCWSELFTLGMAQCSRIMSLNTILTAIVSHLTQAAASEKLTPSRFKQVSDHISRLQDFVTAMTKLQPDEHEYAYLKTIVLFQYENIQGSKRNQIERLQERAAQELRHHVEDTYPDTPERFSRLLLKLPPLRALQPQVMEELFFAGLIGNVQIDSVIPYIMKMEMTE from the exons ATGACGATGGAAAGCCCTCACCACCTGAAGGAGAGCCCGCCGCCTTCCCCAGGAGACGATAGTAAAGGAA GCGACCTCGTGGACAGCACAAGCGCTTTATCAAATCCTCTGCTCGTGACGACCGCCGGCGGCCTCATGGTGACCAACCCGgctctcttcacacacaccatGCTGAGTGCGGCGCCCACCCTCCTGCTCGGCAACTCCCCCGTCCTGGG CAGCGACTGGATGGGTCGCCTCAAGGAGCTCCAGGAACGGGGAGGCCTT TCAGGCAGTGACATAGAAAGTGGAGATCTTGACAACTCGCGGCAATACACGTCACGCAATACAGGCCAGCCCGTCGCCATGGACCTCTGCGTTGTGTGTGGCGACCGAGCATCAG GGCGGCACTATGGTGCAATCAGCTGTGAAGGTTGCAAAGGCTTCTTCAAGCGGTCAATTCGCAAACAGCTCGGTTACACCTGCCGCGGGAACAAGACGTGCGAGGTCACTAAGCACCATCGCAACAGGTGTCAATACTGCCGGCTGCAAAAATGTCTGGCGATGGGCATGCGCAGCGACTGTAAGAACGATACTAAGGATTTGTACAAAa CTGTCCAATCGGAGCGAAAGCCAAACAGCTTCTTGGGTAGCAGTGATCgccgggaaaaagaaggaagcccGCCCATATCAGTTAACCCTCTTGCTGGGCTAGAGTCACCCACATTAGCTTCCAGCAAGACCCCAGTCGTAGGGAAGGAcattccctcccaacccccaactAGCCTTGCCGAACTTCACCAACAGATGGCAAAGGCTTTCGAGGGAGCCTTCAGTAGAGACGCCAAAGAAGCAG AATGGCATGAGAGTAGCAATGGTGATATACGGCGAGATGATGATTCTCCAACagctaatggtgatgatgacagacaaacaaaggatAAGCAAGTAACAAAGGCACTAGAAAACTTGTCAAAA TTAAATGGCTCAGAGAATGGGGAATGTGACGATACCGAAAGTGATAGTACCTATGAACTGGATGGCCCTTTGCTGGCGGACAGCTTAGTGCCATTCAACTTAACCGCTCCGTCCCCAATGCCCGCCTACCTCAACGTGCACTACATCTGCGAATCAGCATCTAGATTGCTTTTCCTATCTGTCCATTGGGCTCGCAATATCCCAACCTTCCAGTGCCTCAA CCAAGAAACGCAGGTGACGTTGGTTCGGGGTTGTTGGTCAGAACTGTTCACATTGGGCATGGCACAATGTAGTAGGATCATGTCCCTCAACACCATTCTCACCGCAATTGTCTCGCACCTTACACAGGCTGCGGCCAGTGAAAAGCTCACACCTTCCCGGTTTAAACAG gTTTCTGACCACATAAGTCGTCTCCAAGATTTTGTAACAGCCATGACAAAGCTTCAGCCAGATGAACATGAATACGCTTATCTTAAGACCATAGTGCTCTTCCAATACG aAAATATCCAGGGAAGCAAGAGGAACCAGATAGAACGACTACAAGAAAGGGCAGCTCAGGAGCTAAGGCATCATGTGGAAGACACATACCCAGATACACCCGAGAGATTCTCCAGACTTCTGCTAAAGTTACCTCCACTCAGAGCACTTCAGCCCCAG gTTATGGAGGAGCTTTTCTTTGCCGGTCTAATAGGAAATGTACAGATAGATTCTGTCATCCCATACATAATGAAGATGGAAATGACAGAGTAG
- the LOC119585112 gene encoding uncharacterized protein LOC119585112, translated as MEAILLAVRTKYKDVTHISTEKLASWLDSQDYAVSSGLANDLSSTDGMVPELQGETRDREAKGLLDQGNIILLDVREEDEYKVSHLEKARRIRDDLNSEEVEELVKEILKPFNEKEPEEVLKIVSYCSLGYRSSDLARKLKTQIDNMKPSTAVQVFNLEGSIFKWANEGRKLVDNHGNDTTYVHPYNMVFGLTLKKCLHKYK; from the coding sequence ATGGAGGCTATACTTTTAGCTGTCCGAACAAAATATAAGGACGTAACCCACATCAGCACCGAGAAGCTTGCTAGCTGGTTAGACTCACAAGACTATGCTGTGAGTTCTGGTCTTGCAAATGATCTTTCAAGCACGGACGGGATGGTTCCTGAGTTGCAGGGAGAAACAAGAGATCGAGAAGCTAAAGGACTCTTGGATCAGGgtaatataattttgcttgaCGTTCGTGAGGAAGATGAGTATAAAGTGAGTCATCTTGAAAAGGCTAGGAGAATTAGGGACGATCTTAATTCAGAGGAAGTTGAGGAACTCGTTAAAGAGATCTTGAAGCCATTTAACGAAAAGGAGCCAGAAGAGGTGCTCAAGATAGTTAGTTACTGTTCCCTTGGATATAGGTCTTCTGACTTGGCTAGAAAGTTGAAGACCCAAATTGATAATATGAAGCCTTCCACTGCCGTGCAAGTATTTAATCTGGAGGGCTCTATATTTAAATGGGCCAATGAAGGTCGGAAACTTGTTGACAATCACGGGAATGACACTACTTATGTCCATCCTTACAATATGGTTTTTGGATTGACCCTGAAGAAATGTTTGCACAAATACAAGTAA